One window of the Desulfocurvibacter africanus subsp. africanus DSM 2603 genome contains the following:
- a CDS encoding radical SAM/SPASM domain-containing protein, translated as MTQAFPDHEAVAPAFRRLPSKFFVECTTRCNLRCAMCVKQTKGCEIIEADMPLAMFERLLPAMAQADALVLNGVGESLLHPELPRMVALARQAMPQSGWIGFQSNGLLLTRERAQALLLAGLDRLCLSVDSCSPETLRQVRAGAELKGLERALAVLREAQAATRPEGSRRFEAGVEVVVSDETLDGLPELIEWVADRGASFVLASQLLPYDRSAAKGSLFGASPDACLDFFAPWRSKAIEQGLDLSRFLAAYFTFLRSEQDVRLIRFVEAMAAEAERKGIPLHLPNLVIEDLGKLDRVRETFARAEQAAVRRGLRLTLPAVSPRLDRRCDFMEDGGVFITASGDVTPCYFLWHGYSCFLDGALKRVRPKIFGNVRERELQDIWNGREFQAFRREVLEYAYPHCGSCTAAPCADILGEQAFEYDCHGVEVPCGHCPWCSGGFHCLS; from the coding sequence ATGACCCAAGCATTTCCGGATCACGAGGCAGTTGCGCCGGCTTTCCGCCGCCTCCCGTCAAAGTTCTTCGTCGAGTGCACCACGCGCTGCAACCTGCGCTGCGCCATGTGCGTCAAGCAGACCAAAGGCTGCGAGATCATCGAAGCCGACATGCCATTGGCCATGTTCGAGCGTTTGCTTCCGGCCATGGCCCAAGCCGATGCGCTGGTGCTCAACGGCGTCGGTGAATCCCTGCTGCACCCGGAGCTTCCCCGCATGGTGGCGCTGGCTCGGCAAGCCATGCCGCAAAGCGGCTGGATCGGCTTCCAGTCAAACGGCCTGCTGCTCACGCGCGAGCGCGCCCAGGCCTTGCTGCTCGCCGGACTGGACAGGCTCTGCCTTTCCGTGGACTCCTGCTCGCCCGAAACCTTGCGCCAAGTGCGTGCAGGCGCTGAACTGAAAGGGCTGGAGCGGGCTCTGGCCGTACTGCGCGAGGCCCAAGCCGCCACGCGGCCGGAGGGGAGCAGACGTTTCGAGGCCGGAGTGGAGGTCGTCGTGAGCGACGAAACCCTGGACGGCCTGCCGGAGTTGATCGAGTGGGTCGCGGATCGCGGGGCGTCCTTCGTGTTGGCCAGCCAGTTGCTTCCGTATGACCGTAGCGCCGCCAAGGGTTCATTGTTCGGCGCGAGCCCGGACGCGTGCCTGGATTTCTTCGCGCCGTGGCGATCCAAGGCGATCGAGCAGGGCCTGGATCTGTCGCGCTTCCTGGCCGCCTATTTTACTTTCCTGCGCAGCGAGCAGGACGTGCGCCTCATCCGCTTCGTGGAGGCCATGGCCGCCGAAGCAGAGCGCAAAGGCATTCCGCTACACCTGCCCAATCTCGTGATCGAGGACCTTGGCAAGCTCGACCGCGTGCGCGAAACATTCGCCCGGGCCGAACAGGCCGCGGTCCGGCGCGGCCTGCGCCTGACCTTGCCCGCGGTCTCGCCCAGGCTGGACCGGCGTTGCGACTTCATGGAGGACGGCGGCGTGTTCATCACGGCCTCGGGCGACGTCACGCCATGCTACTTCCTGTGGCACGGCTACTCCTGTTTCCTGGACGGCGCGCTGAAGCGCGTGCGGCCCAAGATATTCGGCAACGTGCGCGAGCGCGAATTGCAGGACATCTGGAATGGGCGGGAGTTTCAGGCCTTCCGGCGCGAGGTGCTTGAATACGCCTATCCGCACTGCGGCAGTTGCACCGCCGCGCCCTGCGCCGACATCCTGGGCGAGCAGGCCTTCGAGTACGACTGCCATGGCGTGGAAGTGCCCTGCGGCCACTGTCCCTGGTGCTCCGGGGGCTTCCATTGTCTGTCCTGA
- the hgcB gene encoding mercury methylation ferredoxin HgcB → MQELRYLSGVASLELNRDKCAGCGMCTVVCPHRVFEFREGKAEAVDRDACMECGACALNCPTGAIRVSPGVGCAQAIIKGWLTGGPPNCDCGSDCC, encoded by the coding sequence ATGCAGGAATTACGTTATCTGAGCGGCGTGGCCAGCCTGGAGCTGAACCGTGACAAATGCGCAGGCTGCGGCATGTGCACCGTGGTCTGTCCGCATCGCGTGTTCGAATTCCGCGAGGGCAAGGCCGAGGCCGTGGATCGCGACGCATGCATGGAGTGCGGCGCCTGCGCCCTGAATTGCCCGACCGGCGCCATCCGCGTCAGCCCCGGCGTCGGCTGCGCCCAGGCCATCATCAAGGGCTGGCTCACGGGCGGGCCGCCGAACTGCGATTGCGGGTCGGACTGCTGCTAA
- the rocF gene encoding arginase, whose translation MLNHKSVQVIGVPLDLGVSKLGVDMGPTALRYAGIFEALRYAGIDYRDAGDIDVLRNFSLDPLSPAEREQAKLREIIRTSETLARFTAKAIEDGHMPIVLGGDHSTAIGSVAGAAKARGRIGLIWIDAHPDANTPETSPSGNVHGMPLAISLGHGMPELVNCLGFAPKVRPEDVCIVGAKDIDPEERKFLTRMGIRMFTTFDIENRGLARVMQEAVDVVSRGTNGVYVSFDADVMDKRVAPGTGITTRGGLTHREISFIMRSIGAGVELIGFDIIEVNPLLDKANGTAELCVELAMAMLGVKYTDYEKKYLASNRPGQERNGRNNAEPGR comes from the coding sequence ATGCTCAATCACAAATCCGTGCAAGTCATCGGCGTGCCCCTGGATCTGGGAGTCAGCAAGCTCGGCGTTGACATGGGCCCTACTGCTCTGCGCTACGCAGGCATTTTCGAAGCCTTGCGCTATGCGGGCATAGACTACCGCGACGCCGGCGACATCGACGTGCTGCGCAACTTTTCCCTGGACCCGCTGTCTCCGGCCGAGCGCGAGCAGGCCAAGCTGCGCGAGATCATCCGCACGTCCGAAACCCTGGCCCGCTTCACGGCCAAGGCCATAGAGGACGGGCATATGCCCATAGTGCTGGGCGGCGATCACTCCACGGCCATCGGCTCCGTGGCAGGAGCGGCCAAGGCTCGCGGCCGCATCGGCCTCATCTGGATCGATGCGCATCCCGACGCCAATACGCCCGAAACGAGCCCCAGCGGCAACGTGCACGGCATGCCCCTGGCCATCTCGCTTGGTCACGGCATGCCGGAGTTGGTGAACTGCCTGGGTTTCGCACCCAAGGTGCGGCCCGAGGACGTGTGCATCGTGGGCGCCAAGGACATCGATCCCGAGGAGCGCAAATTCCTGACACGCATGGGCATCCGTATGTTCACGACCTTCGACATCGAGAACCGGGGCCTGGCCAGGGTCATGCAGGAGGCCGTGGACGTCGTCAGCCGCGGCACCAACGGCGTGTACGTGAGCTTCGACGCCGACGTCATGGACAAGCGCGTGGCGCCGGGCACGGGCATCACCACGCGCGGCGGCCTGACCCACCGCGAGATATCCTTCATCATGCGCTCCATCGGAGCGGGCGTGGAGCTCATCGGCTTCGACATCATCGAGGTCAATCCGCTGCTCGACAAGGCCAACGGCACGGCCGAGCTGTGCGTGGAACTGGCCATGGCCATGCTCGGGGTCAAGTACACGGACTATGAGAAGAAATACTTGGCCTCCAATCGCCCAGGACAGGAGCGCAACGGCCGGAACAATGCCGAGCCCGGCAGATGA
- the carB gene encoding carbamoyl-phosphate synthase large subunit — translation MPKRTDLKKIMLIGSGPIVIGQGCEFDYSGTQAVKALKEEGYEVVLVNSNPATIMTDPELADRTYIEPITPEVVAKIIEKERPDALLPTLGGQTGLNTALAVAESGVLDQFGVELIGASQVAIRKAESRQEFREAMARIGLKVPESGIARNMDDVREWGQKIAFPIIVRPAFTLGGTGGGVAYNMEDLEAIAGRGLDASVKSEVMLEQSVLGWKEYELEVMCDTAGNGVIICSIENLDPMGVHTGDSITVAPAQTLTDDEYQKMRDAALAIMREIGVSTGGSNVQFAVNPADGDLVIIEMNPRVSRSSALASKATGFPIAKIAAKLAVGYTLDEIPNDITRETMASFEPTIDYCVVKIPRFTFEKFPGAEDYLTTAMKSVGETMAIGRTFKEALQKGMRSLETGLSGLGSEFGPPECDLDTLAASLRKPNSKRLLSVRQAMRCGLSNEDIFDLTAIDPWFLRQIREIVDAEEELREFGLHESISPDNAKLPATLGKAKTLGFSDPQLAALWKRTPKDVRDLRKALGVKPTYYLVDTCAAEFEAYTPYYYSTYEKGSEMQPGNKRKVVILGGGPNRIGQGIEFDYCCCHCSFALKELGVESIMVNSNPETVSTDYDTSTRLYFEPLTLEDVLNIIDLEQPEGVVVQFGGQTPLNLAVPLLRNGVKILGTSPDSIDRAEDRERFQALLNKLDLKQPPNATAFSEGEALIKAQKIGYPVVVRPSYVLGGRAMAIIYSPEELSAYFKKEVLVAPEHPILVDQFLENAIEVDVDALSDGTDTYVAGIMEHIEEAGIHSGDSACVIPPHTISKELQAEIERQTIALAQELGVVGLMNIQFAIKDDVVFILEVNPRASRTAPFVSKATGVPLPRLATQIMLGASLKELDPWSMRKGGYVSVKESVFPFGRFPNVDVLLGPEMRSTGEVMGIDRSFGLAFAKSQFAAGQKLPTNGAVFISVNDRDKEAIVPAATTFRDMGFKVLATAGTAKVLREYGIQAETVLKVYEGRPNIVDLIKNKQVQLVINTASGKKTVQDSKELRQATLLYGIPYTTTISGAAAVAQAVQELRKSELGVRSLQEYYQA, via the coding sequence ATGCCAAAACGCACCGATCTGAAAAAAATCATGCTCATCGGCTCCGGCCCCATCGTCATCGGACAAGGCTGCGAGTTCGACTATTCCGGCACCCAGGCCGTCAAGGCCCTCAAAGAAGAGGGCTACGAGGTCGTGCTGGTCAACTCCAACCCGGCCACCATCATGACCGATCCGGAGTTGGCCGATCGCACCTACATCGAGCCGATCACGCCCGAAGTAGTGGCCAAGATCATCGAAAAAGAGCGTCCCGACGCGCTGCTGCCCACACTGGGCGGCCAGACCGGCTTGAACACGGCCTTGGCCGTGGCCGAGTCCGGCGTATTGGACCAGTTCGGCGTGGAGCTCATCGGCGCCAGCCAGGTAGCCATCCGCAAGGCCGAGAGTCGCCAGGAGTTCCGCGAGGCCATGGCGCGCATCGGCCTCAAGGTCCCGGAGAGCGGCATCGCCCGCAATATGGACGATGTGCGCGAGTGGGGCCAGAAGATAGCCTTCCCCATCATCGTTCGCCCGGCCTTCACTCTGGGCGGCACGGGCGGCGGCGTGGCCTACAACATGGAAGACCTGGAAGCCATCGCGGGCCGCGGCCTGGACGCCAGCGTCAAAAGCGAGGTCATGCTGGAGCAGTCCGTGCTCGGCTGGAAGGAGTACGAGCTGGAGGTCATGTGCGATACCGCCGGCAACGGCGTGATCATCTGCTCCATCGAGAACCTTGACCCCATGGGCGTGCACACGGGTGATTCCATCACCGTGGCCCCGGCCCAGACGCTGACCGACGACGAATACCAGAAGATGCGCGACGCGGCCCTGGCCATCATGCGCGAGATCGGCGTGTCCACGGGCGGCTCCAACGTACAGTTCGCCGTGAACCCGGCCGACGGCGATTTGGTCATCATCGAGATGAACCCGCGCGTGAGCCGTTCCTCGGCCCTGGCCTCCAAGGCGACCGGATTCCCCATCGCCAAGATCGCGGCCAAGCTCGCCGTGGGCTACACTCTGGACGAGATTCCCAACGATATCACGCGCGAGACCATGGCTTCCTTCGAGCCGACCATCGACTACTGCGTGGTCAAGATCCCGCGTTTCACCTTCGAGAAGTTTCCCGGCGCCGAGGACTACCTGACCACGGCCATGAAGAGCGTGGGCGAGACCATGGCCATCGGCCGCACCTTCAAGGAGGCACTGCAGAAAGGCATGCGCTCCCTGGAAACGGGCCTGTCCGGCCTGGGCAGCGAATTCGGCCCGCCCGAGTGCGACCTCGACACCCTGGCCGCGTCCCTACGCAAGCCCAACTCCAAGCGGCTGCTATCCGTGCGTCAGGCCATGCGTTGCGGCTTGTCCAACGAGGACATTTTCGACCTGACGGCCATCGACCCCTGGTTCCTGCGCCAGATCCGCGAGATCGTGGACGCCGAGGAGGAACTCAGGGAGTTCGGCCTGCACGAGTCCATTTCCCCCGACAACGCCAAGCTGCCGGCCACACTGGGGAAGGCCAAGACCCTGGGCTTCTCCGACCCGCAGCTGGCGGCCCTGTGGAAGCGCACACCCAAGGACGTGCGCGACCTGCGCAAGGCCCTTGGCGTCAAGCCGACGTACTATCTCGTGGACACCTGCGCCGCCGAGTTCGAGGCCTACACTCCCTACTATTATTCGACTTATGAAAAGGGCAGCGAGATGCAGCCCGGCAACAAGCGCAAGGTGGTCATCCTAGGCGGCGGCCCCAACCGCATCGGCCAGGGCATCGAGTTCGACTACTGCTGCTGCCACTGCTCCTTCGCCCTCAAGGAGCTTGGAGTTGAGTCCATCATGGTCAACTCCAACCCCGAGACGGTCTCCACGGACTACGACACCTCCACGCGCCTCTACTTCGAGCCGCTGACCCTGGAGGACGTGCTCAACATCATCGACCTGGAGCAGCCTGAGGGCGTGGTCGTGCAGTTCGGCGGGCAGACTCCGCTGAACCTGGCCGTGCCGCTTCTGCGCAACGGCGTGAAGATTCTGGGCACCAGCCCGGATTCCATCGACCGCGCCGAGGATCGCGAGCGCTTTCAGGCCCTGCTCAACAAGCTGGATCTCAAACAGCCGCCCAACGCCACGGCCTTCAGCGAGGGCGAGGCTCTGATCAAGGCCCAAAAGATCGGCTACCCCGTGGTCGTGCGGCCGTCCTATGTGCTCGGCGGCCGGGCCATGGCCATCATCTACTCGCCCGAGGAGTTGTCGGCCTACTTCAAGAAGGAAGTCCTGGTCGCGCCCGAGCATCCCATCCTGGTGGACCAGTTCCTGGAGAACGCCATCGAGGTGGACGTGGACGCCCTGTCCGACGGCACGGATACCTACGTGGCCGGTATCATGGAGCACATCGAGGAGGCCGGCATCCACTCCGGCGACTCGGCCTGCGTCATTCCGCCGCACACGATCAGCAAGGAACTGCAGGCCGAGATCGAGCGCCAGACCATCGCCCTGGCCCAGGAGCTGGGCGTGGTGGGCCTTATGAACATCCAGTTCGCCATCAAGGACGACGTGGTCTTCATCCTGGAGGTCAACCCGCGCGCCTCGCGCACCGCGCCCTTCGTGTCCAAGGCCACGGGCGTGCCGCTGCCCAGGTTGGCCACGCAGATCATGCTCGGTGCGAGCCTCAAGGAGCTTGACCCCTGGTCCATGCGCAAGGGCGGCTACGTGTCGGTCAAGGAGAGCGTATTTCCCTTCGGCCGTTTCCCCAATGTGGACGTCCTGCTCGGACCCGAGATGCGCTCCACCGGCGAAGTCATGGGCATCGACAGGAGTTTCGGCCTGGCCTTCGCCAAGAGCCAGTTCGCCGCCGGACAGAAGCTGCCCACGAACGGCGCGGTGTTCATCTCGGTCAACGACCGGGACAAGGAGGCCATCGTGCCCGCGGCCACGACCTTCCGCGACATGGGCTTCAAGGTCCTGGCCACCGCGGGCACGGCCAAGGTCCTGCGCGAATACGGCATCCAGGCCGAGACCGTGCTCAAGGTCTATGAGGGCCGTCCGAACATCGTGGATCTCATCAAGAACAAGCAGGTCCAACTGGTCATCAATACGGCCTCGGGCAAGAAGACCGTGCAGGATTCCAAGGAACTGCGCCAGGCCACGCTCCTGTACGGCATTCCGTACACCACGACCATCTCCGGCGCGGCCGCCGTGGCCCAGGCGGTGCAGGAGTTGCGCAAGAGCGAGCTTGGCGTGCGTAGCCTGCAGGAGTATTACCAAGCGTAG
- the purF gene encoding amidophosphoribosyltransferase → MKREYCGLFGIYGHTEAARMAYFGLYAMQHRGQESAGIVTWDGTLIREQKGMGLVADVFNERHLGKELKGNIAVGHVRYSTTGASLLRNAQPFLVRFGNRHVAIAHNGNLVNTMELRKELENSGSIFQTTMDSEVFVHLMARYLNSHGSLEKAVAMACSKVKGSYSLLILVDDKLIAVRDPHGFRPLSLGRVADSYVIASETCAFDLLEAEYLREIKPGEMLVIENKCVRSLSLAETEPKRQCIFELIYFARPDSLVFGEVVYEKRKLMGCILAKEAPVDADFVMPFPDSGNYASIGYSQCSGLPLELCMIRNHYVGRTFIQPSQDMRDFSVRIKLNPVRSMIKGKRILIVEDSIVRGTTIRTRVKKLRELGAREIHMRVSCPPITNPCFYGIDFSSKGELIAANNKVEDIARFIGLDSLHYLTIPGLMESVGHKDDYCKACFDGNYPIDPAPGACKLCLEDDVALSW, encoded by the coding sequence ATGAAGCGTGAATACTGCGGACTCTTCGGCATCTACGGCCACACCGAGGCCGCGCGCATGGCTTATTTCGGCCTTTACGCCATGCAGCACAGAGGCCAGGAATCCGCCGGCATCGTGACCTGGGACGGGACTCTCATCCGCGAGCAGAAGGGCATGGGCCTGGTGGCCGACGTGTTCAACGAGCGCCATCTGGGCAAGGAGCTCAAGGGCAACATCGCCGTTGGTCATGTGCGCTACTCCACCACGGGCGCGTCGCTTTTACGCAACGCACAGCCGTTCCTTGTGCGCTTCGGCAACCGCCATGTGGCCATAGCGCACAACGGCAACCTCGTGAACACCATGGAGCTGCGCAAGGAACTGGAAAACTCCGGCTCCATCTTCCAGACGACCATGGACAGCGAGGTCTTCGTGCACCTCATGGCCCGCTACCTGAACTCGCACGGGTCCCTCGAAAAGGCCGTTGCCATGGCCTGCTCCAAGGTCAAGGGCTCCTACTCGCTGCTCATCCTGGTTGACGACAAGCTCATCGCCGTGCGCGATCCGCACGGCTTCCGGCCGCTGTCCCTGGGCCGCGTGGCCGACTCCTACGTCATCGCTTCCGAGACCTGCGCCTTCGACTTGCTGGAGGCCGAGTACCTGCGCGAGATCAAGCCCGGCGAGATGCTGGTCATCGAGAACAAGTGCGTGCGCTCCTTGTCCCTGGCGGAGACCGAGCCCAAGCGCCAGTGCATCTTTGAACTCATCTACTTCGCCCGGCCCGACTCCCTGGTCTTCGGCGAAGTGGTCTATGAAAAGCGCAAGCTCATGGGCTGCATCCTGGCCAAGGAAGCGCCCGTGGACGCCGATTTCGTCATGCCTTTCCCGGATTCGGGCAACTATGCGTCCATCGGCTATTCCCAGTGCTCGGGCCTGCCGCTGGAACTGTGCATGATCCGCAACCATTATGTCGGCCGCACGTTCATCCAGCCCTCGCAGGACATGCGCGACTTCAGCGTGCGCATCAAGCTGAATCCCGTGCGCAGCATGATCAAGGGCAAGCGCATCCTCATCGTCGAGGACTCCATCGTGCGCGGTACGACCATTCGCACGCGCGTTAAGAAATTGCGCGAGCTGGGCGCGCGCGAGATCCACATGCGCGTGTCCTGCCCGCCCATTACGAATCCGTGCTTCTACGGCATCGACTTTTCCTCCAAGGGCGAGCTCATCGCGGCCAACAACAAGGTCGAGGACATTGCCCGTTTCATCGGCCTGGACAGCCTGCACTACCTGACCATCCCCGGCCTCATGGAGTCCGTGGGCCACAAGGACGATTACTGCAAGGCCTGTTTCGACGGCAATTATCCCATCGATCCGGCTCCGGGCGCGTGCAAGCTGTGCCTGGAGGACGATGTGGCCCTGTCCTGGTAG
- a CDS encoding KpsF/GutQ family sugar-phosphate isomerase, protein MNDPIAKRDWLALAKEVLDIEIEGLSQVRDGLDESFALAVEMLAACHGRVIVSGLGKSGLVGRKIAATMSSTGTAAAFLHPVEGAHGDLGMIRPGDVVLALSNSGETDELNAIVPSLKAMGAQVVAITGNRDSTLGRLADVVVQAKVAREACPLNLAPTASTTATLAVGDALAVCLLQCKPFTEADFRMCHPGGALGQRLSRKVGDMMHTRNLPVVGAGSDLGAAMAELNRGRLGMVAVVDRQGRLQGIFVDGDVRRLAMSNGLDMHRAVAEVMVKSPKTLRPEGKAAEAMDIMEAHQITVLPVVDDTGVLLGMLHLHDLLGKGRLRFAT, encoded by the coding sequence ATGAACGATCCTATCGCCAAGCGTGACTGGCTGGCCCTGGCCAAGGAAGTCCTGGATATCGAGATCGAGGGGCTGTCGCAGGTCCGGGACGGCCTGGACGAGAGTTTTGCCCTGGCCGTGGAGATGCTGGCGGCCTGCCATGGCCGAGTCATCGTCTCGGGTCTGGGCAAGTCCGGCCTCGTGGGCCGCAAGATCGCGGCCACCATGTCCAGCACGGGCACGGCCGCCGCGTTTCTGCATCCGGTTGAAGGCGCGCACGGCGACCTGGGCATGATCCGTCCCGGCGACGTAGTGCTGGCCTTGTCCAACTCCGGCGAGACCGACGAACTAAACGCCATTGTGCCCAGCCTGAAGGCCATGGGCGCACAGGTCGTGGCCATCACCGGCAACCGCGACTCCACACTGGGACGGCTGGCCGATGTGGTCGTGCAGGCCAAGGTTGCGCGCGAGGCCTGCCCCCTGAATCTGGCTCCCACTGCAAGCACCACGGCAACTCTGGCCGTGGGCGATGCCTTGGCCGTGTGTCTGCTGCAATGCAAGCCCTTTACCGAGGCGGATTTTCGCATGTGCCATCCCGGCGGCGCGCTGGGGCAACGCCTGTCCCGCAAGGTCGGCGACATGATGCACACGCGCAACCTGCCCGTGGTGGGCGCAGGCTCGGACCTGGGCGCGGCAATGGCCGAACTCAACCGCGGCCGGCTGGGCATGGTGGCAGTGGTGGACCGCCAGGGGCGTTTGCAGGGTATTTTCGTGGACGGCGACGTGCGCCGTCTGGCCATGAGCAATGGTCTGGACATGCATCGTGCCGTGGCCGAAGTCATGGTCAAATCGCCCAAGACTTTGCGCCCTGAAGGCAAGGCAGCCGAAGCCATGGACATCATGGAAGCACACCAGATCACCGTGCTGCCCGTGGTGGACGACACCGGAGTGCTGCTAGGCATGCTCCACCTGCACGACCTGCTGGGCAAGGGCCGGCTCAGGTTCGCGACTTAG
- a CDS encoding MucR family transcriptional regulator translates to MDEYLKEALEIVKAQASVRNMTEEEITSMVMKLAEGIRNVGDGFMETEGNGNGEPQEAVTDPKKAVRDKSITCLECGCSFKTLTKRHLIKYGLTPDEYRDKWGYPHNMPLVCKSLQRERRKKMKEMRLWERRAKK, encoded by the coding sequence ATGGATGAGTACCTGAAGGAAGCATTGGAGATAGTCAAAGCACAGGCGAGCGTGAGAAACATGACCGAGGAAGAGATCACTTCCATGGTCATGAAGCTAGCAGAAGGCATCAGGAACGTTGGCGATGGTTTCATGGAAACTGAAGGCAACGGTAATGGCGAACCTCAGGAGGCAGTCACGGATCCCAAGAAGGCCGTGCGCGATAAGTCCATCACATGCCTCGAATGCGGCTGCTCTTTTAAGACGTTGACTAAGCGGCATTTGATCAAATACGGGCTGACACCTGATGAATATCGAGACAAGTGGGGCTACCCGCATAACATGCCGCTGGTATGTAAGAGCCTGCAGCGTGAACGTCGCAAGAAGATGAAGGAAATGCGGTTGTGGGAGAGGCGTGCCAAGAAGTAG